The Terriglobales bacterium sequence CTGGGGATCGGTGGCGTCCGAGTCGTACAGGCGAACCTCGCCCACTCGTCGCAAGCGTTCCAGGGCGGGCGTGCCTGCCATCACAGGCGGGTTGTCATCCGGCACCACGATCAGCATGGGAGCCTCCGTGGGAAGGGGAAACGGTGGAAGATTGGCACAGGGGCTGTCGAGAGTCAACGCGATTCACCCAGTGATTTCGCAAACCGACATTCTAGCGGGTGAAGTCGATGTGTTGGTGAGGCCTACTGAGCGCTGCGAGGAGGGATCGATCTTGCAAAGGGCTGTCGGAGTGTGACGGCGGGAGAATGGAGGCCTTGGACAACAAGGCCCCGATTTGAGAGAAGAGATCTCCCTGCGTCCTACGCAACGGGACGCCGACGAGCCCCGGTGGGAGGCCGGGTTTCAGCTGCTATCGAAGCGCAGCCGCAGGAAACGATACCCCAGCTCGCGGGCGAACTCCGAAAAGCCGATCGCCCGACCGCGCACGTGACTGCGAATTTGACGGTGATAGAAAACCAGGCTGAGCAGATAGGCGAGCACCCGGAGCATGGTCAGCAGCACGAGCGCCTGGTACCGATGCTGATGCACGGAGGGCCGCTTCAAGTGGCAATCCGTGGTGAGCGTTTGGAACACCTCGGCGTCAGTCCGCCAGCGGCTGCGCCCGAGGGCATAGATGAACTGGGGCGGGATGTGGCCCAGGTCCAGGTTGGTGGCGTAGTAATTGGTGCTGGTTTCGCTGACCGGTGCCTTGCAGTGGCACCGCTTCGCCGCTGGTCCGCGGCGCACCGTGACCTGGCGTTTGCGGCGCGTGCGCACCGCCTTGACGACGCGCACCGCGCGATCCGCGACGGGCCAGTAGACCTCCGGGGCATGCCCCAGCTCCAGGTCCTGGTCGGGCTCGGAGGTGAGCTGGTCCGGCGGCCGGGTAGTCAGCCGGGCAGCTTCGGCCACCAGGTCGGGCTGATTCTCTTTCACCGTGAAGACCCACTCCCACGCCAGCTGCTCGACCCGGGGCACGAAGGGCCGCTGCAGATAGACGGCATCGGCGACCAGAGTGTCCACGAACCGCCGCCCGAGGTGCTCGACCGAGTCCGCGAGCAGGGCGCCGGCCGGTCCGACCTCCTCTTCGCCCGGCCGCAGAAACCGCAGCCCCAGCGGCACGGGGAAGGCCGCGCTCACCACCATCACGGCGACCAGGCGATGGGTAGTACTGGATGTCCTCCCGGTCCACGCCCGCCACCTGGTGCCGCCCCTTGCGCGCCAGGCACTGATCACAGCACCGGACGAAGGAGCGGCAGATCTCGATCCCATCCACGCTGGCCACGATGCGGCCCCGGGCCCACGCGGAGCGCAGGACGCCGTTGCGCTGGAGTTGGCGGGCGATCTGACACCCCAGGTGGAAGATGGGCTCCGCCCCTTGCCGCGCCAGGGCGTAGCCGATGGTGTCTTCGCTGAGCGGGCCGAGGCGCGTGGCCAGCACGCCTGTGCGGCACTCGGCCTCGAGGCGGTGCAGGGTGGGGAACTGGCAGGCGGCGCCCAGAAACACCGCGTGGAAGATCTTCGGCCACGGGTGGCGCGGAGACTGACGGGCTTCGGGCAGCGCCTGGACCTGGGCCGAGAAGTCAAACACCTTCTCGAGGTAGACTTCACACGCGTGCCGGCGCACGGGTCAGCCCTGCCGTCTCTGCTGCAGGCACCGCCGCAGATTGATCTGGCAGATCGCGGCCGCGGCCGCCTCAAAGCGTTGGCGCAATTCCACGTGCTGGCGCACCACGGCGGCCAGCCGGGCGGGGACGTGGAAGGCTTGGGGCTGCCCCTGGATGAGCACCGAGAGCTGGAACTGGGTGTGGAGGCTCTGCCCATCGGCGCAGCGGCAGTTGGGCTGACCGCACCTCCGCTGGCGCTCGACGAAGGAGCCCGGGAGCATGTCCCGCAGCGCCCCCAGGCTACGAACGAGTCGCCCACGACGCTGGAG is a genomic window containing:
- a CDS encoding DUF6788 family protein, whose product is MARPRSAPDPDLQRRGRLVRSLGALRDMLPGSFVERQRRCGQPNCRCADGQSLHTQFQLSVLIQGQPQAFHVPARLAAVVRQHVELRQRFEAAAAAICQINLRRCLQQRRQG